One segment of Meriones unguiculatus strain TT.TT164.6M chromosome X, Bangor_MerUng_6.1, whole genome shotgun sequence DNA contains the following:
- the Rbm10 gene encoding RNA-binding protein 10 isoform X4, with the protein MEYERRGGRGDRTGRYGATDRSQDDSGENRSRDHDYRDMDYRSYPREYGSQEGKHEYDDSSEEQSAEIRGQLQSHGVQAREVRLMRNKSSGQSRGFAFVEFSHLQDATRWMEANQHSLNILGQKVSMHYSDPKPKINEDWLCNKCGVQNFKRREKCFKCGVPKSEAEQKLPLGTRLDQQALPLGGRELSQGLLPLPQPYQAQGVLTSQALSQGSEPSSENANDTIILRNLNPHSTMDSILGALAPYAVLSSSNVRVIKDKQTQLNRGFAFIQLSTIVEAAQLLQILQALHPPLTIDGKTINVEFAKGSKRDMASNEGSRINAASVASTAIAAAQWAISQASQGGESAWAAPEEPPVDYSYYQQDEGYGSNQGTDSLYAHGYLKNTKGPVMTGTKGDPAGAGPEASLEAGADSVSLQAFSRAQPGAAPGLYQQSAEGSSGQGTAANSQSYTIMSPAVLKSELQSPTHPSSALPPATSPTAPDSYSQYPVPDVSTYQYDETSGYYYDPQTGLYYDPNSQYYYNAQSQQYLYWDGERRTYIPALEQSADGHKDSGASSKEGKEKKEKHKTKTAQQIAKDMERWARSLNKQKENFKNSFQPISALRDDERRESATADAGYAILEKKGALAERQHTSMDLPKLASDDRPSPPRGLVAAYSGESDSEEEQERGGPEREEKLTDWQKLACLLCRRQFPSKEALIRHQQLSGLHKQNLEIHRRAHLSENELEALEKNDMEQMKYRDRAAERREKYGIPEPPEPKRRKYGGISTASVDFEQPTRDGLGSDNIGSRMLQAMGWKEGSGLGRKKQGIVTPIEAQTRVRGSGLGARGSSYGVTSTESYKETLHKTMVTRFNEAQ; encoded by the exons AGGTGGTCGTGGTGACAGGACTGGCCGCTATGGAGCTACTGATCGATCACAAGATGATAGTGGAGAGAACCGCAGCCGGGACCATGATTATAGAGATATGGATTACCGCTCATACCCCCGAGAGTATGGCAGTCAGGAGGGCAAGCATGAGTATGATGACTCATCTGAAGAGCAAAGTGCAGAG ATCCGTGGCCAACTGCAGTCCCATGGTGTCCAAGCACGGGAGGTCCGGCTGATGCGGAACAAATCCTCAG GTCAGAGCCGGGGCTTCGCCTTCGTCGAGTTTAGTCACTTGCAGGACGCTACACGATGGATGGAAGCCAATCAG CACTCCCTCAACATCCTGGGCCAGAAGGTATCCATGCATTACAGTGACCCCAAGCCCAAGATCAATGAGGACTGGCTGTGTAATAAG TGTGGTGTCCAGAACTTCAAACGCCGAGAGAAGTGCTTCAAATGTGGTGTGCCCAAATCAG aggcagagcagaagctGCCCCTTGGCACTCGACTGGATCAGCAGGCACTGCCTCTGGGTGGCCGGGAGCTAAGCCAGGGCCTACTCCCACTGCCGCAGCCCTACCAGGCCCAGGGAGTGCTGACCTCCCAAGCCCTGTCACAGGGCTCAGAGCCAAGCTCCGAGAACGCCAATGACA CCATTATTTTGCGCAACCTGAACCCGCACAGCACCATGGACTCTATCCTGGGGGCCCTAGCACCTTATGCGGTGCTGTCCTCTTCCAATGTGCGTGTTATCAAGGACAAGCAGACCCAGCTGAACCGAGGCTTCGCCTTCATCCAGCTCTCCACCATCGTG GAGGCAGCCCAGCTGCTGCAGATCCTGCAAGCCCTGCACCCTCCGCTCACCATCGATGGCAAGACCATCAACGTGGAGTTTGCCAAGGGTTCTAAGAG GGATATGGCCTCCAATGAAGGCAGTCGCATCAATGCTGCCTCTGTGGCCAGTACTGCCATTGCTGCTGCCCAGTGGGCAATCTCACAG gcctcccagggtggagagAGTGCCTGGGCTGCCCCTGAGGAGCCACCAGTTGACTACAGCTACTACCAACAAGATGAAGGCTATGGCAGCAACCAGGGGACAGATTCCCTCTACGCCCATGGCTATCTTAAGAACACCAAGGGCCCTGTCATGACTGGGACCAAAGGGGATCCAGCTGGAGCAG GTCCTGAGGCCTCCCTTGAGGCAGGGGCCGACTCTGTGTCACTGCAGGCTTTCTCCCGAGCCCAGCCTGGTGCTGCCCCTGGGCTCTATCAGCAATCAGCTGAGGGGAGTAGTGGCCAGGGCACTGCTGCCAACAGCCAG TCATATACCATCATGTCACCTGCTGTGCTCAAGTCTGAGCTCCAGAGCCCTACTCATCCTAGCTCTGCCTTACCACCGGCTACCAGTCCCACTGCTCCAGACTCCTACAGCCAGTACC CTGTTCCTGATGTTTCTACTTACCAATATGATGAGACATCTGGCTACTACTATGACCCCCAGACTGGTCTATACTATGACCCCAACTCTCAG TATTATTACAATGCTCAGAGTCAACAGTACCTATATTGGGATGGGGAGCGGCGGACCTACATACCTGCCTTGGAGCAGTCTGCTGATGGACATAAGGACTCAGGGGCATCATcgaaggagggaaaagagaagaaagagaagcataaGACGAAGACAGCCCAACAG ATTGCCAAGGACATGGAGCGGTGGGCCCGCAGTCTcaacaagcaaaaagaaaacttcaaaaacAGCTTCCAGCCTATTAGTGCTCTACGAGATGATGAACGGCGGGAGTCTGCAACTGCAGATGCAGGCTATGCCATCCTTGAGAAAAAG GGAGCGCTAGCTGAAAGACAACATACCAGCATGGATCTCCCAAAGTTGGCCAGTGATGACCGtcca AGCCCACCTCGAGGACTGGTGGCAGCCTATAGTGGGGAGAGTGACAGTGAGGAGGAGCAGGAGCGAGGGGGTCCAGAGCGGGAAGAAAAGCTCACAGATTGGCAGAAACTAGCCTGTCTGCTCTGCCGCCGCCAGTTTCCCAGCAAGGAGGCACTCATCCGGCACCAGCAGCTCTCTGGGCTCCACAAG CAAAACCTTGAGATTCATCGGCGAGCCCATTTGTCAGAAAATGAATTGGAAGCACTAGAAAAGAATGATATGGAG CAAATGAAGTACCGAGACCGTGCAGCTGAACGCAGGGAGAAGTATGGTATCCCCGAGCCACCAGAACCCAAAAGGAGGAAGTACGGTGGCATATCTACAGCCTCTGT AGACTTTGAACAGCCCACACGGGATGGATTAGGCAGTGACAACATTGGTAGTCGCATGCTCCAGGCCATGGGCTGGAAAGAAGGCAGTGGTCTGGGTCGCAAGAAACAGGGCATTGTGACGCCCATTGAG GCCCAAACACGGGTTCGAGGTTCTGGCCTGGGCGCCCGGGGCAGTTCCTATGGGGTTACATCAACAGAATCCTACAAGGAGACACTGCACAAGACAATGGTGACCCGCTTCAATGAAGCCCAGTGA
- the Rbm10 gene encoding RNA-binding protein 10 isoform X5, protein MEYERRGGRGDRTGRYGATDRSQDDSGENRSRDHDYRDMDYRSYPREYGSQEGKHEYDDSSEEQSAEIRGQLQSHGVQAREVRLMRNKSSGQSRGFAFVEFSHLQDATRWMEANQHSLNILGQKVSMHYSDPKPKINEDWLCNKCGVQNFKRREKCFKCGVPKSEAEQKLPLGTRLDQQALPLGGRELSQGLLPLPQPYQAQGVLTSQALSQGSEPSSENANDTIILRNLNPHSTMDSILGALAPYAVLSSSNVRVIKDKQTQLNRGFAFIQLSTIEAAQLLQILQALHPPLTIDGKTINVEFAKGSKRDMASNEGSRINAASVASTAIAAAQWAISQASQGGESAWAAPEEPPVDYSYYQQDEGYGSNQGTDSLYAHGYLKNTKGPVMTGTKGDPAGAGPEASLEAGADSVSLQAFSRAQPGAAPGLYQQSAEGSSGQGTAANSQSYTIMSPAVLKSELQSPTHPSSALPPATSPTAPDSYSQYPVPDVSTYQYDETSGYYYDPQTGLYYDPNSQYYYNAQSQQYLYWDGERRTYIPALEQSADGHKDSGASSKEGKEKKEKHKTKTAQQIAKDMERWARSLNKQKENFKNSFQPISALRDDERRESATADAGYAILEKKGALAERQHTSMDLPKLASDDRPSPPRGLVAAYSGESDSEEEQERGGPEREEKLTDWQKLACLLCRRQFPSKEALIRHQQLSGLHKQNLEIHRRAHLSENELEALEKNDMEQMKYRDRAAERREKYGIPEPPEPKRRKYGGISTASVDFEQPTRDGLGSDNIGSRMLQAMGWKEGSGLGRKKQGIVTPIEAQTRVRGSGLGARGSSYGVTSTESYKETLHKTMVTRFNEAQ, encoded by the exons AGGTGGTCGTGGTGACAGGACTGGCCGCTATGGAGCTACTGATCGATCACAAGATGATAGTGGAGAGAACCGCAGCCGGGACCATGATTATAGAGATATGGATTACCGCTCATACCCCCGAGAGTATGGCAGTCAGGAGGGCAAGCATGAGTATGATGACTCATCTGAAGAGCAAAGTGCAGAG ATCCGTGGCCAACTGCAGTCCCATGGTGTCCAAGCACGGGAGGTCCGGCTGATGCGGAACAAATCCTCAG GTCAGAGCCGGGGCTTCGCCTTCGTCGAGTTTAGTCACTTGCAGGACGCTACACGATGGATGGAAGCCAATCAG CACTCCCTCAACATCCTGGGCCAGAAGGTATCCATGCATTACAGTGACCCCAAGCCCAAGATCAATGAGGACTGGCTGTGTAATAAG TGTGGTGTCCAGAACTTCAAACGCCGAGAGAAGTGCTTCAAATGTGGTGTGCCCAAATCAG aggcagagcagaagctGCCCCTTGGCACTCGACTGGATCAGCAGGCACTGCCTCTGGGTGGCCGGGAGCTAAGCCAGGGCCTACTCCCACTGCCGCAGCCCTACCAGGCCCAGGGAGTGCTGACCTCCCAAGCCCTGTCACAGGGCTCAGAGCCAAGCTCCGAGAACGCCAATGACA CCATTATTTTGCGCAACCTGAACCCGCACAGCACCATGGACTCTATCCTGGGGGCCCTAGCACCTTATGCGGTGCTGTCCTCTTCCAATGTGCGTGTTATCAAGGACAAGCAGACCCAGCTGAACCGAGGCTTCGCCTTCATCCAGCTCTCCACCATC GAGGCAGCCCAGCTGCTGCAGATCCTGCAAGCCCTGCACCCTCCGCTCACCATCGATGGCAAGACCATCAACGTGGAGTTTGCCAAGGGTTCTAAGAG GGATATGGCCTCCAATGAAGGCAGTCGCATCAATGCTGCCTCTGTGGCCAGTACTGCCATTGCTGCTGCCCAGTGGGCAATCTCACAG gcctcccagggtggagagAGTGCCTGGGCTGCCCCTGAGGAGCCACCAGTTGACTACAGCTACTACCAACAAGATGAAGGCTATGGCAGCAACCAGGGGACAGATTCCCTCTACGCCCATGGCTATCTTAAGAACACCAAGGGCCCTGTCATGACTGGGACCAAAGGGGATCCAGCTGGAGCAG GTCCTGAGGCCTCCCTTGAGGCAGGGGCCGACTCTGTGTCACTGCAGGCTTTCTCCCGAGCCCAGCCTGGTGCTGCCCCTGGGCTCTATCAGCAATCAGCTGAGGGGAGTAGTGGCCAGGGCACTGCTGCCAACAGCCAG TCATATACCATCATGTCACCTGCTGTGCTCAAGTCTGAGCTCCAGAGCCCTACTCATCCTAGCTCTGCCTTACCACCGGCTACCAGTCCCACTGCTCCAGACTCCTACAGCCAGTACC CTGTTCCTGATGTTTCTACTTACCAATATGATGAGACATCTGGCTACTACTATGACCCCCAGACTGGTCTATACTATGACCCCAACTCTCAG TATTATTACAATGCTCAGAGTCAACAGTACCTATATTGGGATGGGGAGCGGCGGACCTACATACCTGCCTTGGAGCAGTCTGCTGATGGACATAAGGACTCAGGGGCATCATcgaaggagggaaaagagaagaaagagaagcataaGACGAAGACAGCCCAACAG ATTGCCAAGGACATGGAGCGGTGGGCCCGCAGTCTcaacaagcaaaaagaaaacttcaaaaacAGCTTCCAGCCTATTAGTGCTCTACGAGATGATGAACGGCGGGAGTCTGCAACTGCAGATGCAGGCTATGCCATCCTTGAGAAAAAG GGAGCGCTAGCTGAAAGACAACATACCAGCATGGATCTCCCAAAGTTGGCCAGTGATGACCGtcca AGCCCACCTCGAGGACTGGTGGCAGCCTATAGTGGGGAGAGTGACAGTGAGGAGGAGCAGGAGCGAGGGGGTCCAGAGCGGGAAGAAAAGCTCACAGATTGGCAGAAACTAGCCTGTCTGCTCTGCCGCCGCCAGTTTCCCAGCAAGGAGGCACTCATCCGGCACCAGCAGCTCTCTGGGCTCCACAAG CAAAACCTTGAGATTCATCGGCGAGCCCATTTGTCAGAAAATGAATTGGAAGCACTAGAAAAGAATGATATGGAG CAAATGAAGTACCGAGACCGTGCAGCTGAACGCAGGGAGAAGTATGGTATCCCCGAGCCACCAGAACCCAAAAGGAGGAAGTACGGTGGCATATCTACAGCCTCTGT AGACTTTGAACAGCCCACACGGGATGGATTAGGCAGTGACAACATTGGTAGTCGCATGCTCCAGGCCATGGGCTGGAAAGAAGGCAGTGGTCTGGGTCGCAAGAAACAGGGCATTGTGACGCCCATTGAG GCCCAAACACGGGTTCGAGGTTCTGGCCTGGGCGCCCGGGGCAGTTCCTATGGGGTTACATCAACAGAATCCTACAAGGAGACACTGCACAAGACAATGGTGACCCGCTTCAATGAAGCCCAGTGA
- the Rbm10 gene encoding RNA-binding protein 10 isoform X2: MEYERRGGRGDRTGRYGATDRSQDDSGENRSRDHDYRDMDYRSYPREYGSQEGKHEYDDSSEEQSAEDSYEASPGSETQRRRRRRHRHSPTGPPGFPRDGDYRDQDYRTEQGEEEEEEEEDEEEEEEEEEKASNIVMLRMLPQAATEDDIRGQLQSHGVQAREVRLMRNKSSGQSRGFAFVEFSHLQDATRWMEANQHSLNILGQKVSMHYSDPKPKINEDWLCNKCGVQNFKRREKCFKCGVPKSEAEQKLPLGTRLDQQALPLGGRELSQGLLPLPQPYQAQGVLTSQALSQGSEPSSENANDTIILRNLNPHSTMDSILGALAPYAVLSSSNVRVIKDKQTQLNRGFAFIQLSTIEAAQLLQILQALHPPLTIDGKTINVEFAKGSKRDMASNEGSRINAASVASTAIAAAQWAISQASQGGESAWAAPEEPPVDYSYYQQDEGYGSNQGTDSLYAHGYLKNTKGPVMTGTKGDPAGAGPEASLEAGADSVSLQAFSRAQPGAAPGLYQQSAEGSSGQGTAANSQSYTIMSPAVLKSELQSPTHPSSALPPATSPTAPDSYSQYPVPDVSTYQYDETSGYYYDPQTGLYYDPNSQYYYNAQSQQYLYWDGERRTYIPALEQSADGHKDSGASSKEGKEKKEKHKTKTAQQIAKDMERWARSLNKQKENFKNSFQPISALRDDERRESATADAGYAILEKKGALAERQHTSMDLPKLASDDRPSPPRGLVAAYSGESDSEEEQERGGPEREEKLTDWQKLACLLCRRQFPSKEALIRHQQLSGLHKQNLEIHRRAHLSENELEALEKNDMEQMKYRDRAAERREKYGIPEPPEPKRRKYGGISTASVDFEQPTRDGLGSDNIGSRMLQAMGWKEGSGLGRKKQGIVTPIEAQTRVRGSGLGARGSSYGVTSTESYKETLHKTMVTRFNEAQ, translated from the exons AGGTGGTCGTGGTGACAGGACTGGCCGCTATGGAGCTACTGATCGATCACAAGATGATAGTGGAGAGAACCGCAGCCGGGACCATGATTATAGAGATATGGATTACCGCTCATACCCCCGAGAGTATGGCAGTCAGGAGGGCAAGCATGAGTATGATGACTCATCTGAAGAGCAAAGTGCAGAG GATTCCTACGAGGCCTCCCCGGGCTCCGAGACTCAGCgtaggcggcggcggcggcacaGGCACAGTCCCACTGGCCCGCCAGGCTTCCCCAGAGACGGCGACTATCGGGACCAGGACTATCGGACCgagcaaggggaggaggaggaggaggaggaggaggatgaggaggaggaggaggaggaggaggagaaggccaGTAACATCGTCATGCTGAGGATGCTGCCACAGGCAGCCACTGAGGATGAC ATCCGTGGCCAACTGCAGTCCCATGGTGTCCAAGCACGGGAGGTCCGGCTGATGCGGAACAAATCCTCAG GTCAGAGCCGGGGCTTCGCCTTCGTCGAGTTTAGTCACTTGCAGGACGCTACACGATGGATGGAAGCCAATCAG CACTCCCTCAACATCCTGGGCCAGAAGGTATCCATGCATTACAGTGACCCCAAGCCCAAGATCAATGAGGACTGGCTGTGTAATAAG TGTGGTGTCCAGAACTTCAAACGCCGAGAGAAGTGCTTCAAATGTGGTGTGCCCAAATCAG aggcagagcagaagctGCCCCTTGGCACTCGACTGGATCAGCAGGCACTGCCTCTGGGTGGCCGGGAGCTAAGCCAGGGCCTACTCCCACTGCCGCAGCCCTACCAGGCCCAGGGAGTGCTGACCTCCCAAGCCCTGTCACAGGGCTCAGAGCCAAGCTCCGAGAACGCCAATGACA CCATTATTTTGCGCAACCTGAACCCGCACAGCACCATGGACTCTATCCTGGGGGCCCTAGCACCTTATGCGGTGCTGTCCTCTTCCAATGTGCGTGTTATCAAGGACAAGCAGACCCAGCTGAACCGAGGCTTCGCCTTCATCCAGCTCTCCACCATC GAGGCAGCCCAGCTGCTGCAGATCCTGCAAGCCCTGCACCCTCCGCTCACCATCGATGGCAAGACCATCAACGTGGAGTTTGCCAAGGGTTCTAAGAG GGATATGGCCTCCAATGAAGGCAGTCGCATCAATGCTGCCTCTGTGGCCAGTACTGCCATTGCTGCTGCCCAGTGGGCAATCTCACAG gcctcccagggtggagagAGTGCCTGGGCTGCCCCTGAGGAGCCACCAGTTGACTACAGCTACTACCAACAAGATGAAGGCTATGGCAGCAACCAGGGGACAGATTCCCTCTACGCCCATGGCTATCTTAAGAACACCAAGGGCCCTGTCATGACTGGGACCAAAGGGGATCCAGCTGGAGCAG GTCCTGAGGCCTCCCTTGAGGCAGGGGCCGACTCTGTGTCACTGCAGGCTTTCTCCCGAGCCCAGCCTGGTGCTGCCCCTGGGCTCTATCAGCAATCAGCTGAGGGGAGTAGTGGCCAGGGCACTGCTGCCAACAGCCAG TCATATACCATCATGTCACCTGCTGTGCTCAAGTCTGAGCTCCAGAGCCCTACTCATCCTAGCTCTGCCTTACCACCGGCTACCAGTCCCACTGCTCCAGACTCCTACAGCCAGTACC CTGTTCCTGATGTTTCTACTTACCAATATGATGAGACATCTGGCTACTACTATGACCCCCAGACTGGTCTATACTATGACCCCAACTCTCAG TATTATTACAATGCTCAGAGTCAACAGTACCTATATTGGGATGGGGAGCGGCGGACCTACATACCTGCCTTGGAGCAGTCTGCTGATGGACATAAGGACTCAGGGGCATCATcgaaggagggaaaagagaagaaagagaagcataaGACGAAGACAGCCCAACAG ATTGCCAAGGACATGGAGCGGTGGGCCCGCAGTCTcaacaagcaaaaagaaaacttcaaaaacAGCTTCCAGCCTATTAGTGCTCTACGAGATGATGAACGGCGGGAGTCTGCAACTGCAGATGCAGGCTATGCCATCCTTGAGAAAAAG GGAGCGCTAGCTGAAAGACAACATACCAGCATGGATCTCCCAAAGTTGGCCAGTGATGACCGtcca AGCCCACCTCGAGGACTGGTGGCAGCCTATAGTGGGGAGAGTGACAGTGAGGAGGAGCAGGAGCGAGGGGGTCCAGAGCGGGAAGAAAAGCTCACAGATTGGCAGAAACTAGCCTGTCTGCTCTGCCGCCGCCAGTTTCCCAGCAAGGAGGCACTCATCCGGCACCAGCAGCTCTCTGGGCTCCACAAG CAAAACCTTGAGATTCATCGGCGAGCCCATTTGTCAGAAAATGAATTGGAAGCACTAGAAAAGAATGATATGGAG CAAATGAAGTACCGAGACCGTGCAGCTGAACGCAGGGAGAAGTATGGTATCCCCGAGCCACCAGAACCCAAAAGGAGGAAGTACGGTGGCATATCTACAGCCTCTGT AGACTTTGAACAGCCCACACGGGATGGATTAGGCAGTGACAACATTGGTAGTCGCATGCTCCAGGCCATGGGCTGGAAAGAAGGCAGTGGTCTGGGTCGCAAGAAACAGGGCATTGTGACGCCCATTGAG GCCCAAACACGGGTTCGAGGTTCTGGCCTGGGCGCCCGGGGCAGTTCCTATGGGGTTACATCAACAGAATCCTACAAGGAGACACTGCACAAGACAATGGTGACCCGCTTCAATGAAGCCCAGTGA
- the Rbm10 gene encoding RNA-binding protein 10 isoform X1, with translation MEYERRGGRGDRTGRYGATDRSQDDSGENRSRDHDYRDMDYRSYPREYGSQEGKHEYDDSSEEQSAEDSYEASPGSETQRRRRRRHRHSPTGPPGFPRDGDYRDQDYRTEQGEEEEEEEEDEEEEEEEEEKASNIVMLRMLPQAATEDDIRGQLQSHGVQAREVRLMRNKSSGQSRGFAFVEFSHLQDATRWMEANQHSLNILGQKVSMHYSDPKPKINEDWLCNKCGVQNFKRREKCFKCGVPKSEAEQKLPLGTRLDQQALPLGGRELSQGLLPLPQPYQAQGVLTSQALSQGSEPSSENANDTIILRNLNPHSTMDSILGALAPYAVLSSSNVRVIKDKQTQLNRGFAFIQLSTIVEAAQLLQILQALHPPLTIDGKTINVEFAKGSKRDMASNEGSRINAASVASTAIAAAQWAISQASQGGESAWAAPEEPPVDYSYYQQDEGYGSNQGTDSLYAHGYLKNTKGPVMTGTKGDPAGAGPEASLEAGADSVSLQAFSRAQPGAAPGLYQQSAEGSSGQGTAANSQSYTIMSPAVLKSELQSPTHPSSALPPATSPTAPDSYSQYPVPDVSTYQYDETSGYYYDPQTGLYYDPNSQYYYNAQSQQYLYWDGERRTYIPALEQSADGHKDSGASSKEGKEKKEKHKTKTAQQIAKDMERWARSLNKQKENFKNSFQPISALRDDERRESATADAGYAILEKKGALAERQHTSMDLPKLASDDRPSPPRGLVAAYSGESDSEEEQERGGPEREEKLTDWQKLACLLCRRQFPSKEALIRHQQLSGLHKQNLEIHRRAHLSENELEALEKNDMEQMKYRDRAAERREKYGIPEPPEPKRRKYGGISTASVDFEQPTRDGLGSDNIGSRMLQAMGWKEGSGLGRKKQGIVTPIEAQTRVRGSGLGARGSSYGVTSTESYKETLHKTMVTRFNEAQ, from the exons AGGTGGTCGTGGTGACAGGACTGGCCGCTATGGAGCTACTGATCGATCACAAGATGATAGTGGAGAGAACCGCAGCCGGGACCATGATTATAGAGATATGGATTACCGCTCATACCCCCGAGAGTATGGCAGTCAGGAGGGCAAGCATGAGTATGATGACTCATCTGAAGAGCAAAGTGCAGAG GATTCCTACGAGGCCTCCCCGGGCTCCGAGACTCAGCgtaggcggcggcggcggcacaGGCACAGTCCCACTGGCCCGCCAGGCTTCCCCAGAGACGGCGACTATCGGGACCAGGACTATCGGACCgagcaaggggaggaggaggaggaggaggaggaggatgaggaggaggaggaggaggaggaggagaaggccaGTAACATCGTCATGCTGAGGATGCTGCCACAGGCAGCCACTGAGGATGAC ATCCGTGGCCAACTGCAGTCCCATGGTGTCCAAGCACGGGAGGTCCGGCTGATGCGGAACAAATCCTCAG GTCAGAGCCGGGGCTTCGCCTTCGTCGAGTTTAGTCACTTGCAGGACGCTACACGATGGATGGAAGCCAATCAG CACTCCCTCAACATCCTGGGCCAGAAGGTATCCATGCATTACAGTGACCCCAAGCCCAAGATCAATGAGGACTGGCTGTGTAATAAG TGTGGTGTCCAGAACTTCAAACGCCGAGAGAAGTGCTTCAAATGTGGTGTGCCCAAATCAG aggcagagcagaagctGCCCCTTGGCACTCGACTGGATCAGCAGGCACTGCCTCTGGGTGGCCGGGAGCTAAGCCAGGGCCTACTCCCACTGCCGCAGCCCTACCAGGCCCAGGGAGTGCTGACCTCCCAAGCCCTGTCACAGGGCTCAGAGCCAAGCTCCGAGAACGCCAATGACA CCATTATTTTGCGCAACCTGAACCCGCACAGCACCATGGACTCTATCCTGGGGGCCCTAGCACCTTATGCGGTGCTGTCCTCTTCCAATGTGCGTGTTATCAAGGACAAGCAGACCCAGCTGAACCGAGGCTTCGCCTTCATCCAGCTCTCCACCATCGTG GAGGCAGCCCAGCTGCTGCAGATCCTGCAAGCCCTGCACCCTCCGCTCACCATCGATGGCAAGACCATCAACGTGGAGTTTGCCAAGGGTTCTAAGAG GGATATGGCCTCCAATGAAGGCAGTCGCATCAATGCTGCCTCTGTGGCCAGTACTGCCATTGCTGCTGCCCAGTGGGCAATCTCACAG gcctcccagggtggagagAGTGCCTGGGCTGCCCCTGAGGAGCCACCAGTTGACTACAGCTACTACCAACAAGATGAAGGCTATGGCAGCAACCAGGGGACAGATTCCCTCTACGCCCATGGCTATCTTAAGAACACCAAGGGCCCTGTCATGACTGGGACCAAAGGGGATCCAGCTGGAGCAG GTCCTGAGGCCTCCCTTGAGGCAGGGGCCGACTCTGTGTCACTGCAGGCTTTCTCCCGAGCCCAGCCTGGTGCTGCCCCTGGGCTCTATCAGCAATCAGCTGAGGGGAGTAGTGGCCAGGGCACTGCTGCCAACAGCCAG TCATATACCATCATGTCACCTGCTGTGCTCAAGTCTGAGCTCCAGAGCCCTACTCATCCTAGCTCTGCCTTACCACCGGCTACCAGTCCCACTGCTCCAGACTCCTACAGCCAGTACC CTGTTCCTGATGTTTCTACTTACCAATATGATGAGACATCTGGCTACTACTATGACCCCCAGACTGGTCTATACTATGACCCCAACTCTCAG TATTATTACAATGCTCAGAGTCAACAGTACCTATATTGGGATGGGGAGCGGCGGACCTACATACCTGCCTTGGAGCAGTCTGCTGATGGACATAAGGACTCAGGGGCATCATcgaaggagggaaaagagaagaaagagaagcataaGACGAAGACAGCCCAACAG ATTGCCAAGGACATGGAGCGGTGGGCCCGCAGTCTcaacaagcaaaaagaaaacttcaaaaacAGCTTCCAGCCTATTAGTGCTCTACGAGATGATGAACGGCGGGAGTCTGCAACTGCAGATGCAGGCTATGCCATCCTTGAGAAAAAG GGAGCGCTAGCTGAAAGACAACATACCAGCATGGATCTCCCAAAGTTGGCCAGTGATGACCGtcca AGCCCACCTCGAGGACTGGTGGCAGCCTATAGTGGGGAGAGTGACAGTGAGGAGGAGCAGGAGCGAGGGGGTCCAGAGCGGGAAGAAAAGCTCACAGATTGGCAGAAACTAGCCTGTCTGCTCTGCCGCCGCCAGTTTCCCAGCAAGGAGGCACTCATCCGGCACCAGCAGCTCTCTGGGCTCCACAAG CAAAACCTTGAGATTCATCGGCGAGCCCATTTGTCAGAAAATGAATTGGAAGCACTAGAAAAGAATGATATGGAG CAAATGAAGTACCGAGACCGTGCAGCTGAACGCAGGGAGAAGTATGGTATCCCCGAGCCACCAGAACCCAAAAGGAGGAAGTACGGTGGCATATCTACAGCCTCTGT AGACTTTGAACAGCCCACACGGGATGGATTAGGCAGTGACAACATTGGTAGTCGCATGCTCCAGGCCATGGGCTGGAAAGAAGGCAGTGGTCTGGGTCGCAAGAAACAGGGCATTGTGACGCCCATTGAG GCCCAAACACGGGTTCGAGGTTCTGGCCTGGGCGCCCGGGGCAGTTCCTATGGGGTTACATCAACAGAATCCTACAAGGAGACACTGCACAAGACAATGGTGACCCGCTTCAATGAAGCCCAGTGA